The region TGAAATGTAGTTATGGCTTAGGCCAAGTTTTTCGGTGTATCTGATATAACGGGCTGTCTCATAATTTTTATCATCCGATTCTAGTTTAAATACCCCGTACCCGGCACTTCCAATCCATAAATTATGCGAGGCATCTTGTTCTATTTTTTTGATTTTAAGCCTTATGTGAAGCTCCCTGAAAGTATTTTTATTAAAAACCACAAGGTTTCTGTGGGTTCCCAGCAGCAAATTGCCGAATTTATCTGTCGAAAAATCTTTAACTTGATTGGTTGTGTTTTTATTTTTGAAATAGTAATTGGTAATTTTTTGCGCATTTATTACCGACGGGCCCTTAGCTGTGCCAATCCAAATGGAGTCGCTGTTTTTAGCAAATGTAGTAAACACCTCATTATCCGGTAATCCGTTTTTTTCTGTAAGTTGAAGTATGGCATCTTCGGTTATCACAAATAAGCCATTATTTCGTGTTGAAACCCATATTCTGCCTTGCTGGTCGGCTGTTATTTCATAAACATAGAGTTCATGAAGATTGGCTTTATTGGGAAGAACGGTTACCTGATGACCATCGAAAATTGCCAGCCCGTTCCCCTGTGTACCCATCCAAATATGGCCTTTGCTATCTTCATAAAGTGCCCTGATGAAGTTTCCTGGCAAACCATTTTGTTTTCTGAATTCTGTAAAAGTATGGCCATTATATCGAATAAGTCCACCTTCGTAGCTACCAAACCATAATAACCCTCTGCTGTCGGTTAGGAGGCTAAGGATGTATGATGAGCTAAGTCCTTGCTCCACGTCCAGGTATTGCACATCACATACCGCCTGATCTTTGTACCTGGGCAAAGCCGCGTTTTTTAAAGCAGGATAACGAATGGTCTTTTTCAGCGCAGTGTCTGCACGCCAGTTTGTTTGGTAGTAGATGGTGTCGAAACGTAAAGGAATTTGGGTTTTGATCGTTTTAATAGTAGTAATGGAATCAACAGGTTTTGAGTTTATGCCAAGAAAAGATGTTGTGGTTGTAGGTTTAAACCGTCTTTGAATGAGTTCAGGTATAAAAACAGGGAAATTGTCAGGTGCAATTTCTACCGTGTCTGCTGCATAAAATTTGCCATGTAATGTGTTTGTGGTAGGCTTGTGCTGCTGGCTAAAAAGTGTCTGCGAATAAAAAACAGTCAATAAAAAAATAAAAATCGTACAGTATTTAAACCCTGAATTTTGCATAAAGTTGGTTCCTCCAATTAACAAAAATAGGATTATTTTTATGACTTTGAAATTCAAAGTTGTCGCAAATGGCTAAATTAACCTCCTTTTTTTTAGGATCCTTGCCTGCGTTTGCCAAAAAGCAAAATCTGTTATTATCGATTTAACTGATAGCTAAGTTTAATTTCATAAGTACGACCAGCCTCTGGATAGCCCTCTGTCAGATAGAAAAGTTCATTTGTTAAATTTCGAACATTGAGATGTATTTTAAGCGATTCTAAAATTTTATAGCTGGCCATTACATTTATGGTGGTAAATTGGGGTGCTTTGTATGTTCCATTGCTTGTGCTAAAGCGTGAAGATTGATAGTTGACTTCAGCGGTAGTTTTAAATTTTTCGTGCCAGTGGAGCCGGGCATATGTCTGCAGTTGATGAGCCGGGATATCAACAAATTTTATATCAGGATTGGTGATGTTCTTTTGATCAAGATATGCATAGCTTCCACCCAGTGAAAAAAATTGGTTTGCTTTCCATCCGATGGCTACTTCACCACCGCGGAAATGTGATTTACCGGTATTTTGCAATTGCCAAAGGTCGTCCTGCACTTCATCTACGCGCTGTATGGTATTGTCTATAAAATTGTAAAACACCGAAAGGGACCATTGCAAACTGGTGTTTTGGTCACTGTAGTTTATTTCGGTATTGATTGCATTTTCGGTTTTTAATTTAGGATTAGGAATGGCTCTTCCTATGCGGTACGAATAGCGGTCTTTCATTGTGGCAAAACGGGTTTTACGTGCCACCGATGCATGAAGCGTTTGTTTATTGCCTAAATTATAAAATATGCCTGTCTGAAGGTGCCATGCTTTATCGTGCCCCATGGCAAAGCTTACGACTGAGTCTGATTGAGCAATGTAGTCATCTGCCTGCAAGCCTTTGCGGCTCATAAAGGCAATGCCGCTAATTAGTTTTAACCCGTCGTTTATTTGCCAAATATCTTCCAGGGCTGCTGAGGTTGTGAGGTCTTTTATGTGTCGGGGTGTTTCACCCTTATTAAACGCTTTGTGATGATCGTATTGTATGCGCATACCAGCTTTTAGCGTATGTGCTGCCAAACTATAAAGATGCAGGTCTATATTGCCCCCCATTCTTTTATCATCATAAGTACTGGTAAAGGCGTAGTTGTAGGTTTGTGATGTGTATGTGGAGTCGTCGTAACTTTTAAGTGTATTTTCATAACCATCGGCAAACCAGCGCGTTTTTAATATGAGTTGGTTCTGGAGTTTGGTTTTTGAGTGAAAATATATGCCGTTTTTCTCCCATCGCGGATACCTCCAGTAGCGCACTCTTATGTTTGGGTTGTTGCCCAAATATATGGGAACCCCTTTGTTGGCTTTTATCCCTTTAATACTCAGTACATATTCGTCCCCCTTTCGAGGTGTGTAACCGGCCTTCAGGCTGTATTGCAGATTATGAAATTGCGAATTGTCCCGTTTGTAATCTGTTTCACGATAGAATGTGGTAAATGACCGGGGAAGGTTATAAAATTCTTGTTGCTGTAACTGAAAAGTACCAGCGGCAAACCATTTTTTTCTGCGAGTACCAATATTAATGGATCCTGAATAAGCGTTAACCCCTTCGCTGCTTATTTTACTGCCGGCTTCAGCATTGAGTTCAAGGTTGTTTGAGGGTTTTGCTGAAACCAGGTTAATTGCACCACCAAGTGTATTGGCACCATAAAGTAACGAAGTAAAGCCTTTGTCGACTGATATTTTTGATAACTGGCCGACCTGTATACGATTCAAATCGATGTAGCCATCGTATGGAATATATACCGGTAGACCATCGACAAAAACCGGAATTCGACGCAAATCATACCCGCGCACAAAAATCAGGGCTTCGTTGCGACCACCCGACTGCGACATCGTAACTCCCGGCAGCAAATTCAGGGCCTGAGCCGCGTTATCCGGGCTGAACTGTTCTATTTCTTTTTGGTCAATACTTTGTAGTGGTGATGTGTTTTGGGTTTCAGTGATGGTTATTTCGCCCAGCTTAAAGATTTTACGCTGTATGCTGTCTTCTTGTGCTGTCAATTGCAGCGCAGAAATGGCAAGTAAAATTGCTAAGAATTGTTTCATAATTTGCCCCTGCTATTCTGATTGGTTTGGGGCTGCGAATATACTATGTACTTTTTTTCCTATGAAAAAAACAACGGAGCTGTTTTTCGGAATTTTATTTAAAATGCTTTGAATATCGGCTAATGTTGCTGATAGTACCTGCTGATTGGGAAGGGAGGCATTGGCTACAGCAACAACAGGAAAGTGTTTGGGCAATTTTTGTTTCAGAAGACAATCCCGGATTTGTGGCAAAATGTTTTCTGCCATATATAAGGCGACAGTGGCCTGGGTCTGCAAAAGTTGAGCGATTTGTTCCAGGTTTTCGTGCTGATGGTTTTTTTGGTTGGCCATGTAAAATGTGACTGTATCAGCCTCTTTTTTTTCTGAAATGCGCACGTTCCCATAGACTGCAGCAGCCATTCCTGCAGTGATTCCGGGTATAACAGAAAATGGTAAATTCATTTCAAAAAGTAACTCTGTTTCGGCAGCTCCACTTCCAAACATAAATGCATCACCTGTTTTGAGCCGCACAACGCGCTTACCCGTTTTGTGATAATCGGCCAATATTTGAATTATTTCCTTTCTGAGAGTATCGCTGTTTCTGGTTTTGTCCTTATTTATTTTCACCCTTTTGGCTTTGCTTTGGCAGAAATCAATTATGTGCTCAATTTGCGTAGCATCGTAAACAATCACATCGGCACTGGCAATTGCTTTTTGCGCTTTTACAGCTAGCAGTTCCGGGTCACCGGGTCCGGTGCCTGCGATGATTATGGGTTTTTTTTGTTTTATGCTTTGGGTCATGATTAGATGTATATTCAGCAAAGGAGAAATGATTCCAGTATGTTTCCAAAAACAAAACCCTCAATTTTCAATCTCTTAAAAATCAAGGGTTTCTAGCTATGGTTTGAGGTCGGTGGCGGATTCGAACCGCCGTACGCGGTTTTGCAGACCGCTGCCTAGCCACTCGGCCAACCGACCATTTGCGGATTGCAAAAGTACAATAGTTTCTTCTTTATGCAAAATTATAGGGTATAAAAATCACATGCTGCTAAATTCTTAAACCGATAACCAGAACATCGTCAATTTGTTGATGCACTGTTCCCAGCCATTCTCTAAATGTGTTGTCAAGAATATCTTTTTGTTCTTCCATCGATTTATCCTGCATGTTAATTAATAGCCTTTTAAAAGGTTTTCGCATGAATTTTCTGCCTTTTTTCCCGCCAAACTGGTCCGGAAAACCGTCTGAAAGCATATAAAAAGTATCTCCCTGCTTAAGTTCTATTTCATGGTTGGTAAAAGGTGTTTCTTTTTTCAAATAAATGCCTACCGGCATTTTGTCTGCTTTTATCTCTTTAAGCTCGCCTCCTCTTATCATGTAAAGCGGGTTAAATGCGCCTGAAAACTCAGCTTTTTTGTTCTCATAGTCGATAATCATTAAAGATGCATCCATACCATCTTTTGCCTCACCCTCTTTGCCTTCTTGCGACAAAGTTTCTTTGACATATCTCCTGAGTTCGTCTAATATGGTGTTGGCATGCAGGTCTTTTATGGTTGAAGTAATTTCATTAAGAAATGAAATACCTAACATACTCATGAAGGCTCCAGGTACTCCATGCCCAGTGCAGTCTGCTGCCATAACAATTGTTTTGTTGCCAATTTTGTTGATCCAATAAAAGTCGCCACTTACAATATCACGTGGTTTAAAAAATATGAAATAGTCTTTTAGTTGTCTGTCAATTAATGGTTTATCAGGCAGTGCTGCAGCCTGAATTCTTTTTGCGTAAGTAATGCTCTGTTTTATATCGTTGTGCTGCTGCTCTATTCTGTTTTTTTGTTCTTTTATTTCATCGTGCTGTACAGTAATTTCTTCTTTTTGTTCACTAATAGTTTTGGTACGTGCTTTTACTTTTGCTTCGAGTAAAACTTTATCTCGTTTTAGTTTTCGTTCGCGGAGTATAATAATCAAAAATACCACACCCGTCAGGAGTAAAATTACCAGTAAATAGAAAATAATCGTTTGCCTGAAAGGTTTATCGATGTGCACTGGTATTTTGGTAATCCCACTTTTCTTTCCCAATACAGTTTTCGATTCCAGCAATAAATAATATGTGCCAGCCGGAATAAAAGGGAAATTTATAATTTCGTTGTTACTCCAGTCTGACCATTTTTCTGTCAGCCCCACCAGTTTATAGCGGTATTTCACAGCATTGTTTTTCAAGAAATATGGAGACGAAACTTTAACAGTAATGGCATTATCCTCGTATTCGAGTTTGATGTCCCCGGCCTTCAAAAAGGCACCACCTTTATGTTGTATTGAAGCAATATTTAGCCGAAAATTTGGGGTGTAGATAGAATCAGTTTGATTGTTTATTCTATATAAATTATTGTAATTATCTATAACCCAAATTTGCTGATTTTCATCCAGAAAAGCCTCATCAATATTATCGAGTAATTTTAAATACTTAATAGCTGCAAGTTTTTTTTCTCCATAGTAGTCGTAAAGGTTCCATTGATCGGTTTTAATCCAGGTGTACTCCGGTTGGTTATAAAATGCGAATATATCAAGAGCATTGCGTTCTGCATATTCCTTTTTCTTTATTGGTTTGTTTTGTTTATTATCCAGAATGTAAATGGCAGACGAAACGATGAAGTGTAGTTTTTTATTGAAATATCTTACTACCACTTCATCGAGCATATTGCCCTTAAAATGCATCACATTGGTACTTATTGAGTCTTGCGCATGTAAATCTATTTTAAAAGCCTTTCCTAATCCGCCCACCCAAATTGTTTTTGGTGTTTGTTCTGCAATAGAATAGATGGGTTCATCAAAGCTATGCTTCATTATAAGGTTCCAATTGTCTCCGGTATATTCCAAAAATATTATTTCGTCATTTGTTGCAACCAGTAATTTCCGTGGATCAAACCGTGATTTTTTAATGAAGTTTACGTAAGTGTCTTTCAGAATGACTTTTGCTTTGTGGTTTTTTATTGTGTATAACCCGGTATTGGAAGCAGCCAAAATTTGATTATTGTGGTGGATTAGTTGAAAACATTTTCCTTTGAACTCAGCTACTTTTTTATACGCATGAGATATGGATTGAAGGCTGTAAATAGTCCTGGTCCTGTATGTTAGTTCAGGTTCCTTTTTTACTGTTTGCGGTTGAGGTTGCTCCTTGGCAGGTTCCTTACCCGATATTTTTTTTATTGGTGCTTTTATTTTTTGAGCGACTTTCCTGAAGAATTTTCGTACACGCCCCTTTTTTTTCGTGTCATTTGTGTTTTCAGGTTTTTCTTGCGCTGATACTTGTTTTTTCTTTTTGGTTTTTGCCTCTGTCTTTTCGGGTACCCTGACAGTTATTTGACGGGTTTTATATTGTTTTTGTTTTGTCAAATAATATAACCCTTCGCTGGTACCGAGGTATATCTCGTTTTGTTTCCTTGTAAAAGCATACAGGTTCCCACTGAGTCCCGGATATTTATTAAAAAGCATAATGGGCAATGACAGGCTGATTCGACTTATTCCACGGCCATGGGCAATCCATAATCCATTTTTTTTGTCCAGGTAAATGTCATAAACTTTATTGTCGGGCAAACCTGTAGTGTAATTAATTGTATAGAGCGTTTTTCCTGTATTGTGATTTATAATCAGTACTCCTCCGATATTTGTAGAAAGAGCTATTAGTGAGTCGTTTAGGAGTAATCCATCTACAAGCACGCTTTCGTCCAGATATGCCTGGTCTTTAATATTAACTTTCAAAAGGTTTTCTCCATCGAATTTATAAAGCTTATTGTTCGAAGCACCTAAATATGTAACTCCGCGTTTCACCTTAAAATGAAAAAAAATATCTGAATTGTGGGGTAACGTTACATTTGAGAACAAATCGACAGAATCAGGGTCAACACTGCAAATACCATTATCGGTAACTACCTGTAGTTGCTTTCTATGCATAAAAAAACCATGATGTTCATCAAACCGGGGAAATGAGAAGTTTGAAGTGTTGTTGTCTTTGTCTACCAGGTAAACAGACTTTTCACCAATAAAAAACACACTGTCTTGTTCTATGTAAATTTCATCGAATACCACATCTTTCATGCTACTATCGGGCAGTAAAGATTGAAAATGATACGATCCGGCACTATCTTTCTTTACCAGACCAAAATCACCGCGAAAACCCACAAAAATTCTTCCCCGCTCGTCAGTCTCTATGACTAATGGTACCGATGAGAGTGTATGTAGATTCCATTTTGAACCATTATAGCTTAACAAACCTTTTCTGCATGTAAAAAGCATTTCCTGGTTAGGTAAATTTATCATGTCCCATACCCTGTAGTTCAATTCATCTTCCATGGGAAAGTGATTGATGTATGGTGTACCTTTTTGAGCAGCGCTGTTTAAATTTAACAGACATAAAAATATGAAGGCAAAAAATACTTTAATGCTGCTCCGATGCATTAAAGTTGTACTTTATGGTTTATGAGAGAAACATTTATTTACAAAATTATGTTTATTTTTTTATAATTGACAGGTATTACACAATTTGTAAGTTTGAGGAGCCCGTGGATTTTCCTATTTTTGGTTCCTACTAAAAGAAAAACATTATGGATGCAAAAAAGAAACAAGGTCGCTACGATCGTATATATAAACAACTGGAGCAGTTGATGCCCACATGTTCTAATCCTGAATCGCGCATGAATACAATAATTGCCGTTTTGCACCATAAAATGGATTACTATTTTTGGACAGGGTTTTACTTTTTAAATCAGGGTGAATTACAGGTAAAAATGTACCAGGGCCCCGTTGCTTGTATGCAACTGGCAAAGGATACCGGAGTGTGCTGGGAAGGAGTCAATACACGTAAGCCTGTATTGGTTAAAAATGTGGAAGAATTCCCGGGACACATTGCTTGCGACGGTCGCTCTAAAAGCGAGTTGGTAGTGCCACTGTTTGACCCTGAAGACAATTTGCTTGGTGTGTTAGATATCGATAGCGATCAACTTAATGCTTTTGATGAGGTTGATGAGCAGAATCTTGTGAAAATACTCCAGTTGATTTGGAGTTAAAATATTTTCAGCAAGAATGAAGCATATATGTAAAACCTGATAATGCGTGTTAGTCCGTAAAGGGCCAGTTTTGGTAGCGGATATTTAACAAGGCCGGCCAGCATGCATACTGTTGAGTAGGGTAAAGGCAGCAAAGCGGCAACTATAATTAATAATCCACCCCATTGCCTTAATCTTTTAACAAAAACAGCATATCGATTTAGTAACCAGTGTTCAACGCGTTTTTTTGTGCCAAAATAATTACCAATAATATAACTCAATATTCCGGCACCATAAGAAATACCTCCCAAAAGGGTCAGATAAAGTATGGGTTTATCAAATTTATTTGCCCAAATAATAAACAGGTCTGGAGGGATGAGGCCTAATAGTGTTTCTGATATGGCATAAACAACCCATACGCCTGCATGAGGTAGTTGACTGAGCCAAAAGAGAAAGTCGTCACGTAGGTCTTCCAGGATGTAATGTTCCAGACCGAAAATTAGACCAATGATAGATCCCAGAATAATAATTACACGCAAAAAATTGCGCAGAAAAAAGCGGTAAAAACCACTGCTCCTGAAAAAGCGATGGTAGAGCATAAATCGCTGCCAATTCGTAAGTTTTTGACGGTCTCTCAATTCCGGAATGTTATTATGGGTTTATCTGAGTTAAAAAACGTATTTTTCAAGTATTTATGATGCCCGGGAAAATTTCCCGAAACTGCTGTAGCAAATTTAGTGCACTTTTTCTTTAATAACCGAATTCAGATTAAAAAAGCAGTAAACTATTGAAAAATTTGCTGTATTACTAAGCTAATCAAATAGCAGTCCATTTCCATGAGAATGTGTAATTTTGGCTAATCATTAACATTTTTCAAATGTTGTGACAAAAAATGTACTTTATGGATCAATTTACAACGGTTTTACTATTCGTTCTTTTTGCAGGTGCTGTCGGGGCTATTATTGTATTTTGGCAGAAGCTGCGCTATTTTAAAGAGCAAAAATATAAAACAGACCTGCAAGTGAGTGAGCTCGGAACCCAAACCGAATATTACCGTAACCGGAATTATGAGCTGCAGGAACAGTTGTCAAAATTACAAGATGATTTTACAACCATTTCAACAGAAAAAGCCCGCCTGCAGGAGTCATTAAAACATACCAATGCACAGATGCAGCAAAAAGAGAAAGATTTTGTGCAAATGCAGCATACACTGAAAACAGAATTTAAAAACCTGAGTCATGACCTTTTTACGCAAAGTACCGAGGCTTTGAATAAAACTAA is a window of Salinivirga cyanobacteriivorans DNA encoding:
- a CDS encoding TonB-dependent receptor plug domain-containing protein — its product is MKQFLAILLAISALQLTAQEDSIQRKIFKLGEITITETQNTSPLQSIDQKEIEQFSPDNAAQALNLLPGVTMSQSGGRNEALIFVRGYDLRRIPVFVDGLPVYIPYDGYIDLNRIQVGQLSKISVDKGFTSLLYGANTLGGAINLVSAKPSNNLELNAEAGSKISSEGVNAYSGSINIGTRRKKWFAAGTFQLQQQEFYNLPRSFTTFYRETDYKRDNSQFHNLQYSLKAGYTPRKGDEYVLSIKGIKANKGVPIYLGNNPNIRVRYWRYPRWEKNGIYFHSKTKLQNQLILKTRWFADGYENTLKSYDDSTYTSQTYNYAFTSTYDDKRMGGNIDLHLYSLAAHTLKAGMRIQYDHHKAFNKGETPRHIKDLTTSAALEDIWQINDGLKLISGIAFMSRKGLQADDYIAQSDSVVSFAMGHDKAWHLQTGIFYNLGNKQTLHASVARKTRFATMKDRYSYRIGRAIPNPKLKTENAINTEINYSDQNTSLQWSLSVFYNFIDNTIQRVDEVQDDLWQLQNTGKSHFRGGEVAIGWKANQFFSLGGSYAYLDQKNITNPDIKFVDIPAHQLQTYARLHWHEKFKTTAEVNYQSSRFSTSNGTYKAPQFTTINVMASYKILESLKIHLNVRNLTNELFYLTEGYPEAGRTYEIKLSYQLNR
- a CDS encoding uroporphyrinogen-III C-methyltransferase; this translates as MTQSIKQKKPIIIAGTGPGDPELLAVKAQKAIASADVIVYDATQIEHIIDFCQSKAKRVKINKDKTRNSDTLRKEIIQILADYHKTGKRVVRLKTGDAFMFGSGAAETELLFEMNLPFSVIPGITAGMAAAVYGNVRISEKKEADTVTFYMANQKNHQHENLEQIAQLLQTQATVALYMAENILPQIRDCLLKQKLPKHFPVVAVANASLPNQQVLSATLADIQSILNKIPKNSSVVFFIGKKVHSIFAAPNQSE
- a CDS encoding SpoIIE family protein phosphatase, whose translation is MEDELNYRVWDMINLPNQEMLFTCRKGLLSYNGSKWNLHTLSSVPLVIETDERGRIFVGFRGDFGLVKKDSAGSYHFQSLLPDSSMKDVVFDEIYIEQDSVFFIGEKSVYLVDKDNNTSNFSFPRFDEHHGFFMHRKQLQVVTDNGICSVDPDSVDLFSNVTLPHNSDIFFHFKVKRGVTYLGASNNKLYKFDGENLLKVNIKDQAYLDESVLVDGLLLNDSLIALSTNIGGVLIINHNTGKTLYTINYTTGLPDNKVYDIYLDKKNGLWIAHGRGISRISLSLPIMLFNKYPGLSGNLYAFTRKQNEIYLGTSEGLYYLTKQKQYKTRQITVRVPEKTEAKTKKKKQVSAQEKPENTNDTKKKGRVRKFFRKVAQKIKAPIKKISGKEPAKEQPQPQTVKKEPELTYRTRTIYSLQSISHAYKKVAEFKGKCFQLIHHNNQILAASNTGLYTIKNHKAKVILKDTYVNFIKKSRFDPRKLLVATNDEIIFLEYTGDNWNLIMKHSFDEPIYSIAEQTPKTIWVGGLGKAFKIDLHAQDSISTNVMHFKGNMLDEVVVRYFNKKLHFIVSSAIYILDNKQNKPIKKKEYAERNALDIFAFYNQPEYTWIKTDQWNLYDYYGEKKLAAIKYLKLLDNIDEAFLDENQQIWVIDNYNNLYRINNQTDSIYTPNFRLNIASIQHKGGAFLKAGDIKLEYEDNAITVKVSSPYFLKNNAVKYRYKLVGLTEKWSDWSNNEIINFPFIPAGTYYLLLESKTVLGKKSGITKIPVHIDKPFRQTIIFYLLVILLLTGVVFLIIILRERKLKRDKVLLEAKVKARTKTISEQKEEITVQHDEIKEQKNRIEQQHNDIKQSITYAKRIQAAALPDKPLIDRQLKDYFIFFKPRDIVSGDFYWINKIGNKTIVMAADCTGHGVPGAFMSMLGISFLNEITSTIKDLHANTILDELRRYVKETLSQEGKEGEAKDGMDASLMIIDYENKKAEFSGAFNPLYMIRGGELKEIKADKMPVGIYLKKETPFTNHEIELKQGDTFYMLSDGFPDQFGGKKGRKFMRKPFKRLLINMQDKSMEEQKDILDNTFREWLGTVHQQIDDVLVIGLRI
- a CDS encoding GAF domain-containing protein, which gives rise to MDAKKKQGRYDRIYKQLEQLMPTCSNPESRMNTIIAVLHHKMDYYFWTGFYFLNQGELQVKMYQGPVACMQLAKDTGVCWEGVNTRKPVLVKNVEEFPGHIACDGRSKSELVVPLFDPEDNLLGVLDIDSDQLNAFDEVDEQNLVKILQLIWS
- a CDS encoding YqaA family protein, coding for MRDRQKLTNWQRFMLYHRFFRSSGFYRFFLRNFLRVIIILGSIIGLIFGLEHYILEDLRDDFLFWLSQLPHAGVWVVYAISETLLGLIPPDLFIIWANKFDKPILYLTLLGGISYGAGILSYIIGNYFGTKKRVEHWLLNRYAVFVKRLRQWGGLLIIVAALLPLPYSTVCMLAGLVKYPLPKLALYGLTRIIRFYIYASFLLKIF